In Eublepharis macularius isolate TG4126 chromosome 4, MPM_Emac_v1.0, whole genome shotgun sequence, the following are encoded in one genomic region:
- the LOC129327415 gene encoding pre-mRNA-splicing factor SYF1 isoform X1 translates to MPELETVLGKRELLFEEEDLQYEEEILRNPFSVKCWIRYIEFKQNSSKNVLNLIYERALKELPGSYKLWYNYLKQRRKQVKSRCVTDPSYEEVNNCHERALVFMHKMPRIWLDYCQFLMDQCRITRTRRTFDRALRALPITQHHRIWPLYLKFVRLYPLPETAVRVYRRYLKLSPENAEEYIEYLHSIDRLDEAAVRLAAVVNDERFVSKEGKSNYQLWHELCDLISQNPDKVKSLNVGAIIRGGLTRFTDQLGKLWCSLADYYIRSGHFEKARDVYEEAIQTVMTVRDFTQVFDSYAQFEESMIAAKMETQSEMGREEEDDVDLELRLARFEQLITRRPLLLNSVLLRQNPHNVHEWHKRVKLYEGKPREIINTYTEAVQTVDPFKATGKTHTLWVAFAKFYEVNGQIEDARTIFEKANKVNFKQVDELASVWCEYGEMELRHENYDQALRILRKATAIPAKKAEYFDSSEPVQNRVYKSLKVWSMLADLEESLGTFKSTKAVYDRILDLRIATPQIIINYGLFLEEHSYFEESFKAYERGISLFKWPNVYDIWNTYLTKFIDRYGGKKLERARDLFEQALDGCPQKYAKTIYLLYAKLEEEYGLARHAMAVYERATQAVQPSEQYDMYNIYIKRAAEIYGVTHTRSIYEKAIEVLSDEHAREMCLRFADMECKLGEIDRARAIYSYCSQMCDPRTTANFWQTWKEFEIRHGNEDTIREMLRIKRSVQATYNTQVNFMASQMLKVYSNSTGTVSDLAPGQSGMDDMKLLEQRAEQLAAEAERDQPRAKEKILFVRSDASRSELAELSRQANPDEIDIDLDEDGNESEDNEPDEVQLEQKSVPSAVFGGLRDD, encoded by the exons CTACAAGCTATGGTATAATTACCTTAAGCAGCGGCGGAAACAAGTGAAGAGCAGGTGTGTCACGGACCCCAGCTATGAAGAGGTGAACAATTGTCATGAGCGGGCTCTTGTCTTCATGCATAAG ATGCCTCGGATATGGCTAGATTATTGCCAGTTTCTCATGGACCAGTGTCGGATCACCCGCACACGCAGGACCTTTGACCGGGCACTCCGGGCTCTGCCTATTACACAACATCATCGCATCTGGCCACTCTACCTGAAGTTTGTGCGTCTGTATCCATTACCTGAGACAGCTGTACGGGTCTACCGCAGATATCTGAAA CTGAGCCCAGAGAACGCAGAGGAATATATTGAGTATCTGCACTCCATCGACCGGCTGGATGAGGCTGCCGTCCGCCTTGCTGCAGTGGTAAATGATGAACGCTTTGTCTCCAAGGAAGGGAAATCCAACTATCAG CTGTGGCATGAGCTGTGTGACCTCATCTCACAGAATCCAGACAAGGTCAAGTCTCTTAATGTGGGGGCCATCATCCGGGGTGGCCTGACCCGTTTCACAGACCAACTGGGCAAGCTGTGGTGTTCCCTGGCAGACTATTACATTCGCAGTGGGCATTTTGAGAAG GCTCGAGACGTGTATGAAGAAGCGATACAGACGGTGATGACAGTGCGGGATTTCACTCAGGTGTTTGACAGCTACGCCCAGTTTGAGGAAAGTATGATCGCTGCTAAGATGGAGACACAGTCTGAGATGGGCCGTGAGGAGGAAG ATGACGTGGACCTGGAGCTGCGCCTGGCTCGTTTCGAGCAGCTGATCACACGCCGGCCCCTGCTCCTCAACAGTGTCCTGCTGCGTCAGAATCCTCACAACGTTCACGAGTGGCACAAGCGGGTGAAACTGTATGAAGGCAAACCCCGGGAG ATAATCAACACATACACAGAAGCTGTGCAGACTGTTGACCCTTTTAAAGCCACTGGAAAGACTCACACCCTGTGGGTTGCGTTTGCCAAGTTCTATGAAGTTAACGGACAGATAGAAGAT GCCAGAACCATTTTTGAAAAGGCCAACAAGGTGAACTTCAAGCAAGTGGACGAGTTGGCCAGCGTGTGGTGCGAGTATGGCGAGATGGAGTTACGACACGAGAATTATGACCAGGCACTGCGCATTCTGCGG AAAGCCACAGCTATCCCGGCTAAGAAGGCAGAGTATTTTGATTCCTCGGAACCTGTGCAGAACCGTGTATACAAGTCCCTCAAAGTTTGGTCCATGCTGGCTGATCTGGAGGAAAGTCTAGGCACCTTCAAA TCTACTAAAGCTGTGTATGACCGCATTCTGGACCTGCGCATCGCCACCcctcaaatcatcattaactatgGTCTCTTCCTGGAAGAGCACAGCTACTTCGAGGAAAGCTTCAAG GCATATGAGAGGGGCATCTCCTTGTTCAAATGGCCAAATGTATATGACATCTGGAACACCTACCTAACTAAGTTCATTGACCGCTATGGTGGCAAGAAGCTGGAGCGTGCTCGAGACCTCTTTGAACAAGCACTGGATGGCTGTCCCCAGAAATATGCTAAAA CTATCTACCTGTTGTATGCCAAGCTGGAGGAAGAATATGGGCTGGCACGTCATGCCATGGCAGTGTATGAGCGGGCCACTCAGGCTGTGCAGCCCTCAGAGCAGTATGATATGTACAACATCTACATCAAGAGAGCAGCTGAAATCTATGGAGTCACGCACACCCGTAGCATCTATGAGAAGGCCATTGAG GTTCTGTCAGATGAGCATGCCCGGGAGATGTGTCTCCGGTTTGCCGACATGGAGTGCAAGCTTGGTGAAATAGATCGAGCTCGTGCTATTTACTCCTACTGTTCACAGATGTGTGATCCCCGG ACCACTGCTAACTTCTGGCAGACATGGAAGGAGTTTGAGATCCGGCATGGGAATGAAGACACTATACGAGAGATGCTGCGCATTAAACGAAGCGTGCAGGCCACCTACAATACCCAAGTCAACTTCATGGCTTCCCAGATGTTGAAAGTTTACAGCAACTCTACAGGGACAG TGTCTGACTTAGCACCCGGGCAGAGTGGCATGGATGACATGAAGCTTTTAGAGCAGCGAGCGGAGCAGcttgcagctgaagcagagcGAGATCAGCCTCGAGCTAAGGAGAAGATCCTGTTTGTCAG gagtgatgcaTCCCGTAGTGAGTTGGCTGAACTCTCCCGCCAGGCCAACCCTGATGAGATAGATATTGACTTGGATGAAGATGGAAATGAGAGTGAGGATAATGAGCCTGACG AGGTCCAGCTGGAACAGAAGAGTGTCCCTTCTGCTGTGTTTGGAGGCCTCAGGGATGACTGA
- the LOC129327415 gene encoding pre-mRNA-splicing factor SYF1 isoform X2, translated as MHKMPRIWLDYCQFLMDQCRITRTRRTFDRALRALPITQHHRIWPLYLKFVRLYPLPETAVRVYRRYLKLSPENAEEYIEYLHSIDRLDEAAVRLAAVVNDERFVSKEGKSNYQLWHELCDLISQNPDKVKSLNVGAIIRGGLTRFTDQLGKLWCSLADYYIRSGHFEKARDVYEEAIQTVMTVRDFTQVFDSYAQFEESMIAAKMETQSEMGREEEDDVDLELRLARFEQLITRRPLLLNSVLLRQNPHNVHEWHKRVKLYEGKPREIINTYTEAVQTVDPFKATGKTHTLWVAFAKFYEVNGQIEDARTIFEKANKVNFKQVDELASVWCEYGEMELRHENYDQALRILRKATAIPAKKAEYFDSSEPVQNRVYKSLKVWSMLADLEESLGTFKSTKAVYDRILDLRIATPQIIINYGLFLEEHSYFEESFKAYERGISLFKWPNVYDIWNTYLTKFIDRYGGKKLERARDLFEQALDGCPQKYAKTIYLLYAKLEEEYGLARHAMAVYERATQAVQPSEQYDMYNIYIKRAAEIYGVTHTRSIYEKAIEVLSDEHAREMCLRFADMECKLGEIDRARAIYSYCSQMCDPRTTANFWQTWKEFEIRHGNEDTIREMLRIKRSVQATYNTQVNFMASQMLKVYSNSTGTVSDLAPGQSGMDDMKLLEQRAEQLAAEAERDQPRAKEKILFVRSDASRSELAELSRQANPDEIDIDLDEDGNESEDNEPDEVQLEQKSVPSAVFGGLRDD; from the exons ATGCATAAG ATGCCTCGGATATGGCTAGATTATTGCCAGTTTCTCATGGACCAGTGTCGGATCACCCGCACACGCAGGACCTTTGACCGGGCACTCCGGGCTCTGCCTATTACACAACATCATCGCATCTGGCCACTCTACCTGAAGTTTGTGCGTCTGTATCCATTACCTGAGACAGCTGTACGGGTCTACCGCAGATATCTGAAA CTGAGCCCAGAGAACGCAGAGGAATATATTGAGTATCTGCACTCCATCGACCGGCTGGATGAGGCTGCCGTCCGCCTTGCTGCAGTGGTAAATGATGAACGCTTTGTCTCCAAGGAAGGGAAATCCAACTATCAG CTGTGGCATGAGCTGTGTGACCTCATCTCACAGAATCCAGACAAGGTCAAGTCTCTTAATGTGGGGGCCATCATCCGGGGTGGCCTGACCCGTTTCACAGACCAACTGGGCAAGCTGTGGTGTTCCCTGGCAGACTATTACATTCGCAGTGGGCATTTTGAGAAG GCTCGAGACGTGTATGAAGAAGCGATACAGACGGTGATGACAGTGCGGGATTTCACTCAGGTGTTTGACAGCTACGCCCAGTTTGAGGAAAGTATGATCGCTGCTAAGATGGAGACACAGTCTGAGATGGGCCGTGAGGAGGAAG ATGACGTGGACCTGGAGCTGCGCCTGGCTCGTTTCGAGCAGCTGATCACACGCCGGCCCCTGCTCCTCAACAGTGTCCTGCTGCGTCAGAATCCTCACAACGTTCACGAGTGGCACAAGCGGGTGAAACTGTATGAAGGCAAACCCCGGGAG ATAATCAACACATACACAGAAGCTGTGCAGACTGTTGACCCTTTTAAAGCCACTGGAAAGACTCACACCCTGTGGGTTGCGTTTGCCAAGTTCTATGAAGTTAACGGACAGATAGAAGAT GCCAGAACCATTTTTGAAAAGGCCAACAAGGTGAACTTCAAGCAAGTGGACGAGTTGGCCAGCGTGTGGTGCGAGTATGGCGAGATGGAGTTACGACACGAGAATTATGACCAGGCACTGCGCATTCTGCGG AAAGCCACAGCTATCCCGGCTAAGAAGGCAGAGTATTTTGATTCCTCGGAACCTGTGCAGAACCGTGTATACAAGTCCCTCAAAGTTTGGTCCATGCTGGCTGATCTGGAGGAAAGTCTAGGCACCTTCAAA TCTACTAAAGCTGTGTATGACCGCATTCTGGACCTGCGCATCGCCACCcctcaaatcatcattaactatgGTCTCTTCCTGGAAGAGCACAGCTACTTCGAGGAAAGCTTCAAG GCATATGAGAGGGGCATCTCCTTGTTCAAATGGCCAAATGTATATGACATCTGGAACACCTACCTAACTAAGTTCATTGACCGCTATGGTGGCAAGAAGCTGGAGCGTGCTCGAGACCTCTTTGAACAAGCACTGGATGGCTGTCCCCAGAAATATGCTAAAA CTATCTACCTGTTGTATGCCAAGCTGGAGGAAGAATATGGGCTGGCACGTCATGCCATGGCAGTGTATGAGCGGGCCACTCAGGCTGTGCAGCCCTCAGAGCAGTATGATATGTACAACATCTACATCAAGAGAGCAGCTGAAATCTATGGAGTCACGCACACCCGTAGCATCTATGAGAAGGCCATTGAG GTTCTGTCAGATGAGCATGCCCGGGAGATGTGTCTCCGGTTTGCCGACATGGAGTGCAAGCTTGGTGAAATAGATCGAGCTCGTGCTATTTACTCCTACTGTTCACAGATGTGTGATCCCCGG ACCACTGCTAACTTCTGGCAGACATGGAAGGAGTTTGAGATCCGGCATGGGAATGAAGACACTATACGAGAGATGCTGCGCATTAAACGAAGCGTGCAGGCCACCTACAATACCCAAGTCAACTTCATGGCTTCCCAGATGTTGAAAGTTTACAGCAACTCTACAGGGACAG TGTCTGACTTAGCACCCGGGCAGAGTGGCATGGATGACATGAAGCTTTTAGAGCAGCGAGCGGAGCAGcttgcagctgaagcagagcGAGATCAGCCTCGAGCTAAGGAGAAGATCCTGTTTGTCAG gagtgatgcaTCCCGTAGTGAGTTGGCTGAACTCTCCCGCCAGGCCAACCCTGATGAGATAGATATTGACTTGGATGAAGATGGAAATGAGAGTGAGGATAATGAGCCTGACG AGGTCCAGCTGGAACAGAAGAGTGTCCCTTCTGCTGTGTTTGGAGGCCTCAGGGATGACTGA